Proteins from a single region of Bdellovibrio bacteriovorus HD100:
- a CDS encoding ATP-binding protein: MKIQSLIRNNDRLVPVEVELSFVPGLPQIQFLGLPDQAIKESIHRIKSAIRNQGYEFPKAQQILVNLRPSHLKKTSRGLELAVALGILWETEQVPKPLDGEALVYGELSLGGEVFEPGDLHEDFDPEVPLTVWTGDGDGRSSPFARSCLRELKSVTAPEIVAHAPREYSIERPSFGLDLEFPERQAKLLKLAAIGEHSVLLAGPAGSGKSTIAKALHALLAAPTQKEMHEIRQNNKGGAEAPLSWRPLVHPHHSTSPLGLIGGGVPPFKGDITRAHKGMMVLDELLEFNPRAQEALREPMEDFRIRIRRGRYVEEHPADTLVVATTNLCPCGDWVPQAKVICGRSIKKCHSYMERLSGPLVDRFQITFFTRKREEGGTVTGISLLKELEEVRAFRAAMAGKDPRFLRVAARWSWEELTQDLPGFYMRELFPKELSSRRRELATLRVARSLADLMKAEKLHPLHVEEALKITHLPFEALKRLGG, encoded by the coding sequence ATGAAAATCCAATCACTTATTCGAAACAACGACCGTCTGGTGCCTGTGGAAGTGGAGCTGAGCTTCGTCCCAGGGTTGCCGCAAATTCAATTCTTAGGCTTGCCGGATCAGGCGATCAAAGAAAGCATCCATCGTATTAAAAGCGCCATCCGCAATCAGGGCTATGAATTCCCGAAAGCGCAGCAGATTTTGGTGAACCTGCGACCTTCGCACTTAAAGAAAACTTCGCGGGGGTTGGAGCTGGCCGTGGCTTTGGGCATTTTGTGGGAAACAGAACAAGTGCCAAAGCCCTTGGATGGGGAAGCCTTGGTGTATGGAGAGCTTTCCCTTGGAGGGGAGGTGTTTGAACCGGGGGATCTGCATGAAGACTTTGATCCCGAAGTTCCATTGACCGTGTGGACCGGAGACGGGGACGGGCGCTCATCACCCTTTGCGCGTTCGTGTTTGCGGGAGTTAAAATCCGTGACAGCGCCCGAGATCGTGGCCCATGCTCCGCGCGAGTATTCAATTGAACGTCCGTCGTTTGGTCTTGATCTGGAGTTCCCAGAACGTCAGGCAAAGCTTTTAAAACTTGCCGCCATTGGCGAGCATTCCGTACTGCTGGCTGGCCCTGCGGGTTCGGGAAAAAGCACGATCGCCAAAGCGCTGCACGCCTTGCTGGCGGCTCCCACGCAAAAAGAGATGCATGAAATCCGTCAGAACAACAAAGGCGGTGCCGAGGCGCCTTTGTCTTGGCGCCCGCTGGTGCATCCTCACCATTCGACTTCGCCGCTGGGATTGATCGGCGGGGGAGTGCCGCCGTTTAAAGGCGACATCACCCGTGCGCACAAGGGGATGATGGTTTTAGATGAATTGTTGGAGTTCAACCCGCGCGCGCAAGAGGCGTTGCGAGAACCCATGGAAGACTTCCGCATCCGCATTCGTCGCGGAAGGTACGTGGAAGAGCATCCGGCCGACACCCTGGTGGTCGCGACCACGAACCTGTGTCCCTGCGGGGATTGGGTGCCGCAGGCCAAGGTCATCTGCGGGCGTTCGATTAAGAAATGCCATTCCTATATGGAGCGCCTGTCGGGGCCTTTGGTGGATCGCTTTCAGATCACCTTTTTCACCCGCAAGCGGGAAGAGGGCGGGACGGTCACCGGGATCAGTCTTTTAAAAGAGCTGGAAGAGGTTCGGGCATTTCGGGCCGCCATGGCCGGAAAAGATCCTCGGTTTTTAAGGGTGGCCGCCCGCTGGAGCTGGGAAGAGCTGACCCAGGATTTGCCGGGGTTTTATATGCGCGAGCTGTTCCCGAAAGAGCTGTCCTCTCGGCGTCGGGAGCTTGCGACGCTCCGGGTCGCGAGGAGTTTGGCCGACCTGATGAAGGCTGAAAAGCTTCATCCGCTTCATGTTGAGGAAGCCTTAAAGATCACCCACCTTCCGTTTGAAGCTTTAAAACGACTTGGGGGATAA
- a CDS encoding site-specific tyrosine recombinase, translating to MELPLWIDFFDELQNVRGRSQNTVMAYRRDLELYLEYRKTGKTVPGFYEFMKKNKLSTRSQARVISSLRTYFKFCETRGMKCPELRELRPPKVKVGLPKVLTPQEFQQLFDAAEVPDAVKTARNQLTLLFLYGLGCRVSELIGLNVVDFNQTDRWIKVLGKGNKERLVPLTEKLAENLTVYLKEHRMALVKENSPSILINDRGHRPSRVDVWRWLAAWSARAGFAEPVNPHRFRHGCATALLESGADLRSIQMLLGHASIQTTQIYTNVTTNTMTKTIEEHHPLSQMVDADK from the coding sequence ATGGAACTACCTCTTTGGATCGACTTCTTTGATGAACTGCAAAATGTACGAGGACGCTCCCAGAATACGGTGATGGCATATCGCCGCGATTTGGAACTCTATCTTGAGTACCGTAAAACCGGTAAAACGGTGCCGGGCTTTTATGAGTTTATGAAGAAAAATAAGCTCTCCACACGCTCTCAGGCCCGTGTGATCTCTTCTTTGCGCACTTACTTCAAATTCTGTGAAACCCGCGGGATGAAATGCCCGGAGCTGCGTGAGCTTCGTCCACCCAAAGTGAAAGTGGGCTTGCCAAAGGTTCTGACTCCGCAAGAGTTCCAGCAACTTTTTGATGCGGCAGAAGTGCCGGATGCCGTGAAAACCGCACGCAACCAGCTGACGTTGTTGTTCCTGTACGGTTTGGGCTGCCGTGTGTCTGAACTGATCGGTCTGAATGTGGTTGATTTCAATCAGACGGACCGTTGGATCAAGGTTTTGGGTAAGGGCAATAAAGAACGCCTGGTGCCTTTGACTGAAAAGCTGGCAGAAAATCTGACAGTTTATTTGAAAGAACACCGAATGGCTCTGGTGAAAGAAAATAGCCCGTCTATTTTGATCAACGACCGTGGTCATCGTCCGTCCCGCGTGGATGTGTGGAGATGGCTGGCGGCGTGGTCGGCGCGTGCAGGCTTTGCTGAGCCGGTGAATCCGCACCGATTCCGTCATGGTTGTGCAACGGCTTTGCTGGAAAGCGGAGCGGATCTGCGATCCATTCAGATGCTGCTGGGACATGCTAGCATCCAGACAACGCAGATTTACACCAACGTCACCACCAACACGATGACCAAAACCATCGAAGAACACCATCCGCTGTCACAGATGGTGGATGCGGATAAATAG
- a CDS encoding SpoIID/LytB domain-containing protein, which produces MKLVFAALIFSIGLVSFTSEARAEDKEIVRVRLSSLAGKIAFSGTGLQFQNLTQNFRPVAIPNSSSAEVRVLSKGSKKIWALRINNKDPEHLFTDKYLMIQGHNLRAGSQALPGRVLLSLNSERHIDVIGVMPLDEYITGVLASEMPLSWPLETLKAQAVAARSYALAVINERKDKAYHLESSVLDQVFRHVVAEDRQSPLIQKALQAVESTKGIKLLGNKDRVLKAFYHSDCGGKTTTSKNVWNYGVNTGVVVDSSCPTNPRGHWKLALTKMDLQKRLKVEDFSELKLERNPADQRIKSVRVAFNGLPDKVISANEFRQALGFQDLRSALFDMKKTGDRFLFEGRGFGHGVGLCQWGSRALGQKGYSFRQILKHYYPLAGLSGATLVAQETVQK; this is translated from the coding sequence GTGAAGCTCGTTTTTGCAGCGTTGATCTTCAGCATTGGTTTGGTCAGTTTCACATCAGAGGCCCGCGCGGAAGATAAAGAAATTGTGCGTGTGCGCTTAAGCTCATTGGCGGGTAAAATTGCCTTTAGCGGGACGGGTTTGCAGTTTCAGAACCTGACCCAGAATTTCCGTCCGGTGGCGATTCCCAATTCATCTTCTGCCGAAGTTCGAGTTCTTTCCAAAGGCTCCAAAAAAATCTGGGCCCTTCGTATCAACAACAAAGACCCTGAACACCTTTTTACCGACAAGTACCTGATGATCCAGGGGCACAATCTGCGAGCCGGATCGCAGGCTCTGCCGGGCCGGGTTTTGCTGAGTTTGAACTCTGAAAGACATATTGATGTCATCGGCGTGATGCCACTGGATGAATACATCACCGGGGTTCTGGCCAGCGAAATGCCCTTGTCCTGGCCTCTGGAAACCTTGAAGGCTCAGGCTGTGGCGGCAAGATCCTATGCCCTGGCGGTGATCAATGAACGCAAAGACAAAGCCTATCATCTTGAAAGCAGTGTGCTGGATCAGGTGTTTCGTCATGTGGTGGCGGAAGACCGCCAAAGCCCTTTGATTCAAAAAGCGCTGCAGGCCGTGGAGTCGACCAAAGGAATCAAGCTTTTGGGGAATAAGGACCGCGTGCTGAAGGCCTTCTATCATTCCGACTGCGGTGGCAAAACCACGACGTCCAAGAATGTCTGGAACTATGGTGTGAACACCGGTGTGGTGGTGGACAGCTCTTGTCCCACGAACCCGCGGGGGCACTGGAAGTTGGCACTGACGAAAATGGATTTGCAAAAGCGTTTGAAGGTTGAGGACTTCAGTGAACTGAAGCTTGAACGAAACCCGGCGGATCAAAGGATCAAGTCTGTGCGTGTGGCATTCAATGGCCTGCCGGACAAGGTGATTTCAGCCAATGAATTCCGTCAGGCGCTGGGTTTTCAGGATCTGCGCAGTGCTTTGTTCGATATGAAGAAAACCGGGGATCGGTTCCTGTTCGAGGGCCGGGGTTTTGGTCATGGCGTGGGTCTTTGTCAGTGGGGCAGTCGCGCTCTGGGGCAGAAGGGATATTCCTTCCGTCAGATTTTAAAACACTATTATCCATTGGCGGGTTTGAGTGGTGCGACGCTGGTCGCGCAAGAGACTGTTCAGAAATAA
- a CDS encoding slipin family protein codes for MEFIIGLIVIGGIIGSSMIKILNDWERGVVLRLGKAVGVRGPGLILLIPFVERMIKIDTRTITMDVQPQDVITKDNVSMQVNAVVYFKVISPMEAITKIEDYYFATSQLAQTTLRSVMGQYHLDDVLEHRDKINAALQVILDKATESWGIKVTMVEVKQIDLPKEMQRAMAREAEAERERRAKVISAEGEVQRAQKLQEASNTLAGSPSALQLAYLQTLTEIAGDKSNTILFPLPLDMIKPFMEMTKKEN; via the coding sequence ATGGAATTTATAATTGGTTTAATCGTCATCGGCGGCATTATTGGCAGCTCGATGATCAAGATCTTGAATGACTGGGAACGCGGCGTGGTTTTGCGTCTGGGTAAGGCTGTGGGCGTGCGTGGTCCGGGCTTGATTCTGTTGATTCCGTTCGTTGAGCGCATGATCAAGATCGACACCCGTACTATCACCATGGACGTTCAGCCTCAGGACGTGATCACAAAAGACAACGTGTCCATGCAGGTGAATGCGGTTGTTTATTTCAAAGTGATTTCTCCGATGGAAGCGATCACTAAAATCGAAGACTACTACTTTGCAACCAGTCAGCTGGCGCAGACCACTTTGCGTTCTGTGATGGGTCAGTACCATCTTGATGACGTGCTGGAGCATCGTGACAAGATCAATGCCGCTTTGCAGGTGATCCTGGATAAGGCGACTGAATCCTGGGGAATCAAAGTGACGATGGTTGAAGTGAAACAAATCGACCTTCCAAAAGAAATGCAAAGAGCCATGGCCCGCGAAGCGGAAGCTGAGCGTGAGCGTCGTGCAAAAGTCATCAGCGCGGAAGGGGAAGTACAGCGTGCGCAGAAGCTTCAGGAAGCTTCCAACACTCTGGCGGGATCTCCATCAGCCCTGCAATTGGCTTATTTGCAGACTTTGACGGAAATTGCTGGTGATAAATCCAACACGATCCTGTTCCCGTTGCCTCTAGACATGATTAAACCGTTCATGGAGATGACGAAAAAGGAAAACTAG
- a CDS encoding NfeD family protein — MKSLMLILFVSLLSVVAKADCTTAITINEAISASTSDYLERAEKRAVEDKCSSLYLRINTPGGSLQSTRLIVERILASPVPYLCLIAPRGGHAGSAGAIILQACHVNGGMTATNIGAATPILGTGEKTPEDLRKKLINDTVSWMEGVTKLRGRSLKFSKEIITEAKSLSSEVAHAEGALDILAATELEFLQQAQGRKVVVGEKKEPSVVAVHDLREFVPDLRYKVLSFIADPEFAYLLFMGSLALLYVEVTNPGLIAPGVIGGIGLVLSMVAFHKLDVAWGGLALILLGVAFLIAEMFIPSFGALGIGGLIAVFVGSVFLFDAQTTGYTLPISLIVSVVGVLGIFFLGLGYLAVKTIRLRTQDTDAQMQSRDGIVMTVEGNGHSGQVEIIGEIWKFVSEDSLAPGDRVHITGRQGLTLNVKKNK, encoded by the coding sequence ATGAAGTCTTTGATGCTGATCCTGTTTGTGTCTTTGCTGTCGGTGGTTGCCAAAGCGGACTGTACGACGGCGATCACCATCAACGAGGCCATTTCGGCCAGCACCTCTGATTATCTGGAGCGCGCAGAAAAGCGGGCCGTTGAGGATAAATGCAGCTCTCTTTATCTGCGTATCAATACTCCGGGGGGCAGTCTGCAAAGCACGCGTTTGATTGTTGAACGCATTCTGGCTTCACCAGTTCCGTACTTGTGTCTGATTGCTCCTCGCGGGGGGCATGCTGGCAGTGCGGGGGCCATTATTCTGCAGGCCTGTCATGTGAATGGTGGAATGACTGCCACCAATATTGGGGCTGCAACACCGATTCTGGGAACGGGTGAAAAGACGCCGGAAGATCTGCGCAAGAAACTGATCAACGACACCGTCAGCTGGATGGAAGGTGTGACGAAACTTCGCGGCCGCAGTTTGAAGTTCTCTAAAGAAATTATCACCGAGGCCAAATCACTTTCCAGCGAAGTCGCGCACGCGGAAGGGGCTTTGGATATTCTGGCCGCCACGGAACTGGAGTTTCTGCAACAGGCGCAGGGGCGCAAAGTTGTGGTGGGAGAAAAGAAAGAGCCCTCTGTTGTGGCGGTTCATGACCTGCGCGAATTTGTGCCGGATCTTCGTTACAAAGTCCTGAGTTTTATTGCGGATCCCGAGTTTGCTTACCTGCTGTTTATGGGAAGTTTGGCTTTGTTGTATGTCGAAGTCACCAATCCGGGCTTGATTGCGCCGGGTGTGATCGGGGGGATCGGTCTGGTGCTTTCCATGGTGGCTTTCCATAAACTGGATGTCGCATGGGGAGGACTGGCTTTGATTTTGTTGGGCGTGGCCTTCCTGATTGCGGAGATGTTCATCCCTAGTTTTGGTGCATTGGGTATTGGCGGACTGATTGCCGTGTTTGTCGGGAGTGTGTTTTTATTTGATGCGCAGACAACGGGGTATACATTGCCAATTTCTTTGATTGTTTCTGTGGTGGGGGTTCTGGGGATCTTCTTCCTGGGTTTGGGGTATCTTGCAGTGAAGACGATTCGCTTGCGCACCCAGGATACGGATGCGCAGATGCAAAGCCGTGATGGCATCGTGATGACGGTGGAAGGCAACGGACACAGCGGTCAAGTTGAGATCATCGGAGAGATCTGGAAGTTTGTGTCTGAAGACTCACTAGCCCCCGGGGACCGCGTGCACATCACCGGGCGCCAGGGTCTGACGTTGAATGTGAAAAAAAACAAATAA
- a CDS encoding MFS transporter has protein sequence MNESVWSPMKISIYRSFWICAFLSNLGTWIQDVAASWVMTHLSTSPLIISLLSFTGSLPVLFFSIPSGYLSDLGHRRKLLLFAQCLMCFAAGLLAYLVWTEQVTEVSLLGLSLIMGVGFALANPAFQSVLTDLVPNTMQAQAVLVYYMGINITRVLGPTLGGGILSGFGPSSAFMVNSISFLGLILFFWKWPVPQTVESQKQKVRIQDSDWKPLLSLHNMKLWVEIFLVTFFASSLWALYPTRGRIELQLSSLQYGSLLGFLGLGACVSAFLSGKIMHPDRTQRSLAGSYVIYAVGILLLGLAPGYMLMCAAMFCGGVGWLVLSTLMNMSSRQITGTSQLKATMLGVFLAVFYAGMALGAISWGAVARVGSTSVALVMASVGLGLIGFYKGLKDFARG, from the coding sequence ATGAACGAATCAGTCTGGTCACCGATGAAAATTTCAATCTATCGATCCTTCTGGATCTGTGCCTTTTTGTCGAATCTGGGGACCTGGATTCAGGATGTGGCAGCCAGTTGGGTGATGACACATTTGTCGACATCACCTCTGATTATTTCTTTGCTTTCCTTTACCGGAAGCTTGCCGGTGCTGTTCTTCAGCATCCCTTCTGGTTATTTGTCGGATCTGGGGCATCGTCGAAAATTGCTTTTGTTCGCGCAATGTCTGATGTGTTTTGCCGCGGGTCTTTTGGCGTACTTGGTTTGGACAGAGCAAGTCACCGAAGTCAGCCTGCTGGGGCTGTCGTTGATCATGGGTGTGGGTTTTGCCCTGGCAAACCCGGCATTTCAGTCGGTGCTGACCGACCTTGTTCCCAACACCATGCAGGCGCAAGCGGTGCTGGTGTACTATATGGGGATTAATATCACCCGGGTTCTGGGGCCTACGCTGGGCGGTGGTATCTTAAGTGGTTTTGGTCCCAGCAGTGCGTTTATGGTGAACAGTATTTCCTTTCTGGGGTTGATTCTGTTTTTCTGGAAGTGGCCGGTGCCGCAGACAGTGGAGTCACAGAAGCAAAAGGTTCGCATTCAAGACAGTGACTGGAAACCGCTTCTTTCTTTGCACAACATGAAACTGTGGGTGGAGATTTTTCTTGTCACCTTTTTTGCGTCTTCCCTGTGGGCGCTTTACCCTACGCGCGGGCGTATTGAGCTGCAACTGAGTTCATTGCAATACGGATCGCTTCTGGGATTCCTGGGGCTTGGTGCCTGTGTCAGTGCCTTCTTGTCGGGAAAGATCATGCATCCGGATCGCACGCAAAGGTCTTTGGCTGGATCGTATGTGATTTATGCGGTGGGGATTTTATTGCTGGGCCTTGCGCCCGGTTACATGCTGATGTGTGCAGCGATGTTCTGTGGCGGAGTCGGCTGGCTGGTTCTTTCGACTTTGATGAACATGAGCTCCAGGCAGATCACCGGCACCTCGCAATTGAAAGCGACAATGCTGGGGGTGTTCTTGGCGGTGTTCTATGCCGGTATGGCACTGGGAGCGATTTCCTGGGGAGCCGTGGCGCGTGTGGGTTCCACATCCGTGGCCCTGGTCATGGCTTCCGTGGGATTGGGGCTGATCGGATTTTACAAAGGGCTTAAAGACTTCGCGCGCGGTTAG
- a CDS encoding Ig-like domain-containing protein, whose translation MKLLLSIFLAASLSLPLSAGAEPMEVTVTPSTIETQSHQYYYYNFGSVRVNWSQYADIYLRNTGHEPLYVRGVYISGAAFWAWSQCPNYLYPGQSCLTRVEFRPWYEGYFNGALRFAFPNGSIVVELYGWGVRW comes from the coding sequence ATGAAGCTTCTACTAAGTATTTTCCTTGCCGCAAGTCTTAGCCTGCCGCTGAGCGCTGGGGCCGAACCGATGGAAGTGACGGTCACTCCATCCACGATAGAGACACAATCGCATCAATACTACTACTACAACTTTGGCAGCGTGCGTGTGAATTGGAGTCAATACGCTGATATCTATCTGCGCAACACAGGACATGAGCCTTTGTATGTTCGTGGGGTCTATATCAGCGGTGCCGCGTTCTGGGCCTGGAGCCAATGTCCGAACTATCTGTATCCGGGCCAAAGCTGTTTGACCCGTGTCGAGTTCCGCCCTTGGTATGAAGGCTATTTCAACGGTGCACTCAGATTCGCATTCCCGAACGGCAGCATTGTCGTCGAGCTTTATGGCTGGGGTGTGCGCTGGTGA
- the murJ gene encoding murein biosynthesis integral membrane protein MurJ has translation MKSHALLVGLGIFLSRIAGLIRERVFAHYFGNSDAGDAFKAALKIPNFLQNLFGEGVLSASFIPVYAQLLAKKHDEDAAKVASVIGSLLFLMTSGLVLLGVLATPFLIDVIAPGFTGEKRDLTVQIVQILFPGTGFLVMSAWCLGILNSHRKFFLSYVAPVIWNLAIIAALVMWGGKQGQFDLAVTVAWGLVAGSFLQFAVQLPSALRLGKKISPSLDLKLSSVRLVVRNFVPVVFSRGVVQVSAYIDNVLASLLPTGAVSALAYAQTLYLLPVSLFGMSVSAAELPAMSQATGSDEEIRHYLQGRLNKGLEQIAFFIIPSVAGFLILGDLIVGAVFQTGEFTAQNTHYVWMVLVGYTVGLLASTLGRLYSSTFFSLKDTRTPLQFAIVRVIFATLLGAMLGFYVPQALGFDSQWGTVGLTAAAGMAGWIEFYLLRKSLNKRIGRTGLSLKFQGKVWLMALLGAGAGALVAKGLLDASIHVIARAAVALSVYGLLYFTLGFVLKVEQAHSLLQKVLRRIR, from the coding sequence GTGAAGAGTCATGCGCTCTTGGTGGGACTGGGGATATTTTTAAGCCGTATCGCGGGTTTGATCCGCGAAAGGGTTTTTGCCCACTACTTCGGTAACTCGGATGCCGGGGATGCCTTTAAAGCCGCTTTGAAAATCCCCAACTTCCTGCAAAATCTTTTCGGTGAAGGCGTGCTGTCGGCAAGCTTCATTCCCGTCTATGCCCAGTTACTGGCAAAAAAACACGATGAAGACGCCGCCAAGGTAGCCTCGGTCATCGGCAGTTTGCTGTTCCTGATGACGTCAGGGCTGGTGCTGTTGGGTGTTCTGGCGACACCGTTTTTGATTGATGTGATTGCGCCGGGGTTCACCGGTGAAAAGCGGGACCTGACTGTTCAAATCGTACAGATCCTGTTCCCGGGTACGGGTTTTTTGGTGATGTCGGCGTGGTGCCTGGGTATTTTAAATTCTCATCGCAAGTTTTTCCTGTCCTATGTGGCGCCAGTGATCTGGAATCTGGCCATCATCGCAGCTTTGGTGATGTGGGGTGGGAAGCAAGGGCAGTTTGATCTGGCCGTGACTGTGGCCTGGGGCCTGGTGGCGGGAAGCTTCCTGCAGTTTGCGGTGCAGTTGCCTTCGGCTTTGCGTTTGGGGAAAAAGATTTCTCCGTCTTTGGATTTAAAGCTTTCTTCCGTTCGTTTGGTGGTGAGAAACTTTGTGCCCGTGGTGTTTTCTCGCGGTGTGGTTCAGGTCAGTGCCTACATCGATAACGTGCTGGCCAGTTTGCTGCCAACCGGAGCTGTGTCCGCCTTGGCTTACGCACAGACTTTATACCTTTTGCCAGTCAGTTTGTTTGGCATGAGTGTGTCAGCGGCCGAGCTGCCGGCGATGTCCCAGGCGACGGGTTCTGACGAAGAAATCCGCCACTACCTGCAAGGACGCTTGAACAAGGGCCTTGAACAGATTGCGTTCTTTATTATTCCATCGGTGGCGGGGTTCCTGATTTTGGGGGACCTGATTGTCGGTGCGGTTTTCCAGACCGGTGAATTCACGGCGCAAAACACCCACTATGTGTGGATGGTCCTGGTGGGGTACACGGTCGGGCTTTTGGCTTCCACATTGGGCCGTCTTTATTCATCGACTTTCTTTTCTTTGAAGGACACCAGGACACCGCTGCAGTTTGCGATTGTGCGGGTGATCTTTGCGACGCTTTTGGGTGCGATGCTGGGGTTCTATGTGCCTCAGGCTTTGGGGTTTGATTCTCAGTGGGGCACGGTGGGTTTGACTGCGGCCGCCGGGATGGCGGGCTGGATTGAGTTCTATCTTTTGCGCAAGTCTTTGAACAAACGCATTGGGCGCACCGGATTGTCTTTAAAGTTCCAGGGTAAAGTGTGGCTGATGGCGTTGCTGGGTGCTGGCGCCGGAGCCCTGGTTGCCAAAGGGTTGTTGGATGCTTCCATTCACGTGATTGCGCGTGCCGCAGTGGCACTGTCCGTCTATGGCCTGCTCTACTTCACGTTGGGTTTTGTTTTGAAAGTAGAGCAAGCTCACAGTTTGTTGCAGAAAGTTCTGCGCCGTATTCGTTAA
- the uvrC gene encoding excinuclease ABC subunit UvrC yields MASSKFEEVRDKVKEFPTQSGVYLMKNTADKIIYIGKAKNLRNRVRSYFNDSKDHSPKTRLLVSNICEVEYILTKTEVEAFLLEASLIKKHRPKYNIRLRDDKAYPYIRFSWGDQAPRLYLARKVKKDGSLYFGPYTSGLAVHGTIKFLNRTFKIRDCTDAVFKSRTRPCMTYQIGRCTAPCVKYITMEDYRNEVEGAKLFLKGQNKKVIKSMTEKMMGAADEEKFEVAARLRDSIEAIKAILQKQAVINDTSEKDQDALGYYGDERGCLIETVHIRAGRVIGTRPHYLPHFDPNDAVEDPREWLVDFLNQYYEDNFIPDEVLLPLDIGNDLTKLMEEVLKERSGSKTTVRFATDERGRNLVDMAHENAKSHFLKYVSKSEEKLRGLEEIKERFNLPERPRRIECYDISTFQGAETVASQVVFEDGVPAKEHYRRYKIKTVQGINDFASMYEVLSRRFKHTEYDDPQLIVIDGGKGQLSQAMKILEEIGRKDIPVVGLAKARTESDFQKQEVESTEERFFLPGRSNPVIFKHNAEALYILSGIRDEAHRFAITYHRKLREGTSLESELDYVVGLGEKRKKVLLTQFNSIDEIKMADPEEIAKLKGFNRVLAERILLQLNESEEEETEVEE; encoded by the coding sequence ATGGCCTCAAGTAAGTTCGAGGAAGTTCGCGACAAGGTAAAAGAGTTTCCGACGCAAAGTGGTGTTTATCTGATGAAAAACACCGCCGACAAGATCATCTATATCGGGAAAGCGAAGAATCTTAGAAACCGTGTGCGCAGCTACTTTAACGACAGTAAGGACCACAGTCCCAAGACGCGTTTGCTGGTTTCGAACATCTGCGAAGTTGAATACATTCTGACTAAAACCGAGGTTGAAGCATTTTTGCTGGAAGCCTCGCTGATCAAAAAACACCGCCCCAAATACAATATCCGATTGCGCGATGATAAGGCCTATCCTTACATTCGTTTTAGCTGGGGTGATCAGGCGCCAAGACTTTATCTGGCGCGCAAGGTGAAAAAAGACGGGTCTTTGTATTTCGGTCCCTACACTTCGGGTTTGGCCGTGCATGGCACGATCAAGTTTCTGAACAGGACCTTCAAAATCCGCGATTGCACCGATGCGGTCTTTAAATCCCGCACACGTCCTTGCATGACCTATCAGATCGGCCGTTGTACAGCCCCTTGTGTGAAGTACATCACTATGGAAGATTATCGCAACGAAGTCGAAGGGGCGAAGCTGTTCCTGAAGGGGCAAAACAAGAAGGTCATCAAGTCGATGACTGAAAAGATGATGGGCGCAGCGGACGAGGAAAAGTTCGAGGTCGCCGCCCGTTTGCGTGACTCCATTGAGGCCATCAAAGCCATCTTGCAGAAGCAGGCGGTCATCAACGACACCTCCGAGAAAGATCAGGATGCTTTGGGTTACTATGGCGATGAACGGGGTTGTCTGATTGAAACCGTTCACATCCGTGCCGGACGAGTGATCGGCACTAGACCACACTATCTGCCTCACTTTGACCCGAACGACGCCGTCGAAGATCCGCGTGAGTGGCTGGTGGACTTCCTGAATCAGTACTATGAAGACAACTTCATCCCGGACGAGGTTCTGCTGCCATTGGATATTGGCAACGATTTGACCAAGCTGATGGAAGAAGTCCTGAAGGAACGTTCCGGCAGTAAAACCACGGTTCGATTTGCCACCGATGAGCGGGGGCGCAATCTGGTCGACATGGCCCATGAAAACGCCAAGTCTCACTTCCTGAAGTATGTCTCGAAATCCGAAGAAAAGCTGCGGGGCTTGGAGGAGATCAAAGAGCGTTTCAATCTGCCGGAACGTCCGCGTCGTATTGAGTGTTATGATATCTCCACCTTCCAGGGGGCTGAAACCGTGGCCTCTCAGGTGGTGTTTGAGGACGGAGTTCCCGCCAAAGAGCATTATCGTCGTTACAAGATCAAAACTGTTCAGGGGATCAATGACTTTGCCTCGATGTACGAGGTTTTAAGCCGTCGATTCAAACACACAGAATATGATGATCCGCAGCTGATCGTGATTGATGGTGGCAAAGGGCAGTTGTCCCAGGCCATGAAGATACTGGAAGAGATCGGGCGCAAGGACATCCCGGTGGTGGGTCTGGCCAAGGCGCGCACAGAAAGTGATTTCCAAAAGCAGGAAGTGGAGTCGACCGAAGAGCGCTTCTTCCTGCCGGGTCGTTCCAATCCGGTGATCTTTAAGCACAATGCCGAGGCATTATATATTCTGTCGGGCATCCGCGATGAAGCCCATCGTTTTGCCATCACTTATCACCGCAAGCTGCGCGAAGGCACGTCGCTTGAAAGTGAGTTGGATTACGTCGTCGGCTTGGGGGAAAAAAGAAAGAAAGTTCTTTTGACTCAGTTCAACTCTATTGATGAAATCAAAATGGCTGATCCAGAGGAAATTGCAAAACTGAAGGGCTTTAACCGGGTCCTGGCAGAACGTATTTTGCTGCAGCTTAATGAAAGTGAAGAAGAAGAAACTGAGGTTGAAGAGTGA